AACCAGCGCATCGACCAGCTGGCCCAAGACGACCCGCTGCGGGTGCAGCACCGCGGGCACAGCTTCGGGGCCAACACGCCCCAGGGCTACATCACGCCCGAATTTGTGCGCCAGGAAGTAGCCGCCGGCCGGGCCGTGATTCCCTCCAACATCAACCACCCCGAGGCCGAGCCCATGATTATCGGGCGCAACTTCCTGGTGAAAATCAACACCAACATCGGCAACTCGGCCGTGACGTCCAGCATCGAGGAAGAGGTGGACAAGGCCGTGTGGAGCTGCCGCTGGGGCGGCGATACGCTCATGGACCTCAGCACCGGCAAGAACATCCACGAAACCCGGGAGTGGATTATCCGCAACTGCCCGGTGCCGGTGGGCACCGTCCCGATTTACCAGGCCCTGGAGAAAGTGAACGGCAAGGCTGAGGATCTGACTTGGGAGCTGTTCCGCGACACGCTGATTGAGCAGGCCGAGCAGGGCGTGGACTACTTCACGATTCACGCCGGGGTGCTCTTGCGCTACATCCCGATGACGGCCAAGCGCGTGACGGGCATCGTCTCGCGCGGGGGCTCGATTATGGCCAAGTGGTGTTTGGCCCACCACCAGGAAAGCTTCCTCTACACCCACTTCGAGGAAATCTGCCAGATCATGAAGGCCTACGACGTAGCCTTTTCGCTCGGCGACGGACTGCGGCCCGGCTCCATTGCCGATGCCAACGACGAGGCTCAGTTTGCCGAGCTCGAAACCCTGGGCGAGCTGACCAAGATTGCCTGGCAGCACGACGTGCAGGTGATGATAGAAGGCCCCGGCCACGTGCCCATGCACCTGATTAAGGAGAACATGGACAAGCAGCTCAAGGAGTGCCACGAGGCGCCATTTTACACCCTGGGGCCGCTCACGACCGACATTGCGCCCGGCTACGACCATATTACCTCGGCCATCGGGGCGGCCATGATCGGCTGGTTTGGCACGGCCATGCTCTGCTACGTGACGCCTAAGGAACACCTGGGCTTGCCCAACAAGCAGGACGTGAAAGATGGGGTCATT
Above is a genomic segment from Hymenobacter cellulosivorans containing:
- the thiC gene encoding phosphomethylpyrimidine synthase ThiC — translated: MKKKDQAPQQTLVERQPLTGSRKIYVPGQLYPNLRVAMREIVLSDTQRKFDFVNPTEENLPVTVYDTSGPYTDPNVAIDLKKGLPRLREEWILGRGDVEQLPGTSSEYGQQRAADASLDALRFEHIRRPYRAKPGRNVSQMHYAKQGIITPEMEYIAIRENQRIDQLAQDDPLRVQHRGHSFGANTPQGYITPEFVRQEVAAGRAVIPSNINHPEAEPMIIGRNFLVKINTNIGNSAVTSSIEEEVDKAVWSCRWGGDTLMDLSTGKNIHETREWIIRNCPVPVGTVPIYQALEKVNGKAEDLTWELFRDTLIEQAEQGVDYFTIHAGVLLRYIPMTAKRVTGIVSRGGSIMAKWCLAHHQESFLYTHFEEICQIMKAYDVAFSLGDGLRPGSIADANDEAQFAELETLGELTKIAWQHDVQVMIEGPGHVPMHLIKENMDKQLKECHEAPFYTLGPLTTDIAPGYDHITSAIGAAMIGWFGTAMLCYVTPKEHLGLPNKQDVKDGVIAYKIAAHAADLAKGHPGAQYRDNALSKARFEFRWEDQFNLSLDPDTAREYHDETLPAEGAKVAHFCSMCGPHFCSMKITQEVRDYAATQDLTAAQVLASGMAEKSREFVNKGSEIYL